A genome region from Ptiloglossa arizonensis isolate GNS036 chromosome 4, iyPtiAriz1_principal, whole genome shotgun sequence includes the following:
- the LOC143145664 gene encoding uncharacterized protein LOC143145664, with protein MAAPQASSRLELLQARFQQKQLQEKEQKLLQLYDQQQQRAYQVVQRGSAGSNGSSHGSTVSQHTVTKTSTSSHTTSTSQGGKVRQMFDERRQTTVKGIDRSYPLEPLENKPRKQTNGNAVQKNGNLTVNRHSVTVKRVARADVNSNLNGGKPVVSYHEEITRESFGPSGRQQPDDDEFGNENHVAQYANGNHRDETHIEEVLDEDTIERNRMMAKLHLMEYDETLKHRVKNDLESEEFPEDFMVDVPDKLPKQSVTKKLSQAEARLERFRNANAKRNSKITKNTSTIGVPTKRFDPIFPAKSTSSENKAVKSRTKRILDDGSCIGGKDPRGGVSKEATVTTASVKEILSSSASERVIGRSDNTRYFCKKSKKSVATTRAIHSDNVGGVSPDFSKCRKRRSESPKYLCKEVEKSTTTYPIDAKAVGRLSPDFSKNRPRRGGSPKYFGEESKISNAIESKRERQNGSPMFHRKETETSATAYAIDSKTDRKYPTEVTSDVKRTMENVAPKRSKYWSVEHRDNVTGRSAKSETVGIDTVDRDIVSPEPGIVKRTSSPDSLQTRYKEDRINSKPIRQRSLTVFERLTRQRSPSPKFFLGETEGTASTMGIGTKRPDSTSKSPDFVEKIGKERSASPRALHQKHVHQVIRTVAPKSPDFAKRTFRKSSTSPHFFSRDADRSATIMLVTPETITKVRTGSTTTDKKERRSRSSMDRSNIAATNKIRESNRRMSKEDTDQSSKYHIRSSVSRFFSEQCEKASRNMDDSAGDSVEWRQTDRNSDVSRSSSPMSLKNMKTVTQTSRSPSLCRDKTGKPTTIAGNNYSKPLLRSRKMVDSGTKSPEFFCYETKTSATTMSLKPKSKTDSTIERSKSPRSRSNSSTSAQSGGRSSKSPDNFTVPKDVEVIGDIDRWKSRESSPKSRKMVDSGIKSPEFFCYETKKSATTMSLKPKSKTDSTIERSKSPRSRSNSSTSAQSGGRSSKSPDNFTIPKDVEVIGDIDRWKSRESSPRSRKMVDSRTKSPEFFCYETKTSATTINLKSKSLTKGRSESPRSRPSSSTSVPPGSRTSKSSAVFTVSKDTKASDDIYKSSSRDSLRTQKLMDNRNRTPEYFCYETKMSATTVSLKPKSKTDSTDERSGSPRSRPSSSESRSSKSPDVYTRLTNTSSPRLQKIVNTRRGTPDFYCYETDKSATTVGLESKFVKDWSDERSKSPRSRPSSSTGIQAKDRSAKSPDMSKNAKVTVRRGSGNVLRSTKLIRDIMKHQKDRSQIDRTSEKDARNLRRCSIASENGKGISSVDDAILKHSTEELESNRNVDERATKSPTRMYEHPVPESSPKSSISVEVDAEIREITMPDQYVKLEKPQRGQLRGTYSRTSNKMSQGSVKSKTENTSTYSVRKPGKKRGSLFESDIFEPSRKHQQTYHRGVSGSIGNSDFSRRGKEKGVDLKHIVRNTSNISCSSSPSPTSESTFRAKKRQTAENTTLEKSQTKASKQRTPSPVHLKEKPRRQPQVLGSIELVRNIMRGAYTVEEVTRKNLCETTTPVKVENKHEILESRTEVERSDSVVSRAIEFIKYDEESSSRNYERTDSVESALRRFDSIDTEPGAASAQSTLERSKESATERRQTLSESSRIEGSTGSSRTISLKALNRGNVNSPSTSPENKPSRTSLKKISTGRAPEVAGTPCETRAPETQETRRRKKLAKARDSIEIARVVARSKSPGCRRKLFKDTDSREETDTGDSKWKRGLESTRTAGRVQSRTTKGKRDTSDSVKLTSKFAKPAAGDGTSIKKASKEKTSEAPTGASNLDHSMSVKQLRSIEDIRKSIENESTRGRGTTETWSRSAIANNARDRVNGDVHVARKKVTSLSKRSENLSGRGDVLGDSGRFVKCATRFSRVAKSPSPDSTKATETSSRTRRNVPPSPSKSPDTVTRRPSTDLKAQDTKSTKRPAPMKGTEPIGNRKTTTTTTTRKSTDVVDGAILENGLHLRDQTAETKYDNDSPTTKKSDAFVIDFDEQPPKENDGSLPRKPLLRKQSTEKHTPSTQSGRPPSSVSSTSSGSTMQGHVSGTKSRLATKSHTPTSATLTFKGSASGKAGGNVCATDLLVPCKMCGRRFAQDRVTLHEQICAKTGQKKRKQFDTVMFRVKGTELERFVKKGHNKKQLEKPAEVKTNWRRKHEDFINAIRSAKQVQAHLAAGGKLSDLPPPPVSDTSDYIQCPHCGRKFNKPAAERHIPKCEHMLHNKPVHSRAPKPRR; from the exons GCCCGGTTCCAGCAAAAGCAGTTGCAGGAGAAAGAACAGAAGTTGCTGCAGCTGTACGACCAGCAACAGCAAAGGGCTTATCAGGTGGTGCAACGAGGCAGCGCCGGTTCCAACGGTTCGAGTCACGGGTCCACCGTCAGCCAGCACACCGTCACAAAGACCTCGACGAGCAGCCACACAACCTCGACCTCGCAAGGTGGTAAG GTGAGGCAAATGTTCGACGAGAGACGCCAGACGACCGTGAAGGGCATCGACAGGAGCTACCCGCTGGAGCCACTGGAGAACAAACCGCGGAAACAAACGAACGGAAACGCCGTGCAGAAGAACGGAAATTTGACGGTGAACCGACACTCCGTGACTGTGAAGCGGGTGGCACGGGCTGACGTGAACAGCAATTTGAATGGTGGCAAACCGGTCGTCTCGTATCACGAGGAAATCACTCGAGAATCATTTGGTCCTTCTGGACGACAGCAACCGGACGATGACGAGTTCGGGAACGAGAACCACGTAGCACAGTATGCAAATGGGAACCACCGAGACGAG ACGCACATCGAAGAGGTTCTAGACGAAGACACGATAGAGAGGAATCGCATGATGGCGAAACTTCACTTAATGGAGTACGACGAAACGCTGAAGCATCGCGTTAAAAACGACCTCGAAAGCGAGGAATTCCCGGAGGACTTCATGGTAGATGTTCCTGACAAGCTTCCGAAGCAAAGTGTTACCAAGAAGTTGTCTCAAGCGGAGGCCAGGTTGGAACGTTTCAGGAACGCCAACGCGAAACGCAACagcaaaattacgaaaaatacaaGCACGATTGGCGTCCCGACGAAACGGTTCGACCCCATATTTCCGGCGAAGTCTACTTCCAG CGAGAACAAGGCCGTGAAGAGTAGGACGAAACGTATTTTGGACGATGGATCGTGTATTGGCGGGAAAGATCCTCGGGGTGGCGTATCGAAAGAGGCAACAGTGACCACCGCAAGCGTGAAAGAGATTCTGTCGTCGTCAGCTTCGGAGAGAGTTATCGGGAGGAGTGACAACACGCGGTACTTCTGCAAAAAGTCCAAGAAATCTGTCGCTACTACTCGCGCGATTCACTCGGACAACGTTGGCGGAGTGTCGCCCGATTTTTCAAAGTGCAGAAAACGCCGAAGCGAGAGCCCAAAATACTTGTGCAAGGAGGTCGAGAAATCAACCACCACTTACCCGATTGACGCGAAAGCCGTGGGAAGATTGTCGcccgatttttcgaaaaatagacCACGTCGTGGCGGAAGTCCCAAGTATTTTGGCGAGGAGTCTAAGatatcgaacgcgatcgaatcgaaacgcgaacgtCAAAACGGGAGTCCAATGTTCCATCGCAAAGAGACCGAAACGTCCGCCACTGCTTACGCAATTGATTCGAAAACTGATAGGAAATATCCTACGGAAGTTACGAGCGACGTTAAACGTACCATGGAAAATGTGGCACCAAAGAGAAGTAAATATTGGTCTGTAGAACACAGGGACAATGTAACAGGGAGATCTGCCAAGTCTGAGACTGTGGGTATCGATACAGTAGACAGAGATATTGTGTCTCCCGAGCCTGGAATAGTCAAGAGGACTTCCTCGCCAGACAGTCTTCAGACTCGATATAAAGAGGACAGAATTAACTCAAAACCAATTCGACAGAGATCGTTGACTGTTTTCGAAAGATTGACGAGGCAACGTAGCCCCAGTCCCAAATTCTTCTTGGGGGAAACTGAAGGAACAGCTTCAACAATGGGAATCGGTACCAAACGCCCTGATTCGACGTCTAAATCGCCAGATTTCGTTGAGAAAATTGGAAAGGAACGCAGCGCCAGTCCAAGAGCGTTGCACCAAAAACACGTACACCAGGTTATTCGTACCGTTGCACCGAAATCACCAGATTTTGCAAAGAGAACGTTCAGAAAGTCCAGCACAAGTCCTCACTTCTTCTCCAGAGACGCCGACAGATCGGCTACCATTATGCTGGTAACACCAGAAACGATAACAAAAGTGAGAACAGGTTCGACAACGACCGACAAGAAAGAACGAAGATCGAGATCTTCCATGGATAGATCTAACATAGCTGCTACAAACAAAATTAGAGAGTCGAATAGAAGAATGTCCAAGGAGGATACCGATCAAAGTTCTAAATACCATATACGAAGTTCGGTATCTCGATTTTTCTCCGAACAGTGTGAAAAAGCTTCCAGAAACATGGACGACAGTGCAGGTGACAGTGTTGAATGGAGACAAACTGACAGAAACTCCGATGTGTCTCGTAGTTCCTCTCCAATGTCACTGAAAAATATGAAGACGGTTACCCAAACGAGTAGAAGTCCATCACTTTGTCGCGATAAAACTGGTAAACCTACCACGATAGCTGGAAACAACTATAGCAAGCCGTTACTAAGATCACGGAAAATGGTGGACAGTGGAACCAAGAGTCCAGAATTTTTTTGTTACGAAACAAAAACGTCTGCCACTACGATGAGTCTAAAACCGAAATCCAAAACAGATTCGACTATCGAACGCTCCAAAAGTCCTCGATCGAGATCAAATAGCTCTACAAGTGCCCAATCTGGGGGTAGATCATCGAAAAGTCCTGACAACTTCACCGTACCTAAAGATGTAGAAGTAATTGGCGATATTGATAGATGGAAGAGTCGTGAATCATCACCAAAATCACGGAAAATGGTAGATAGTGGAATCAAGAGTCCAGAATTTTTTTGTTACGAAACAAAAAAGTCTGCCACTACGATGAGTCTAAAACCAAAATCCAAAACAGATTCGACTATCGAACGCTCCAAAAGTCCTCGATCGAGATCAAATAGCTCTACAAGTGCCCAATCTGGAGGTAGATCATCGAAAAGTCCTGACAACTTCACCATACCTAAAGATGTAGAAGTAATTGGCGATATTGATAGATGGAAGAGTCGTGAATCGTCACCAAGATCACGAAAAATGGTGGATAGTAGAACCAAGAGTCCAGAATTTTTTTGTTACGAAACAAAAACGTCTGCCACGACGATAAATCTAAAATCGAAATCTTTGACAAAAGGACGCTCCGAAAGTCCTCGATCAAGACCAAGTAGTTCTACAAGTGTTCCGCCTGGAAGTAGAACGTCAAAAAGCTCTGCTGTCTTTACTGTGTCCAAAGACACTAAAGCATCTGATGATATTTATAAAAGCAGCAGTCGCGACTCACTGAGGACACAAAAATTAATGGATAATAGGAACAGAACTCCAGAATATTTTTGTTACGAAACGAAAATGTCTGCCACAACCGTAAGTCTGAAACCAAAATCCAAAACGGACTCAACGGACGAACGTTCCGGAAGTCCTCGTTCGAGACCAAGtagctctgaaagtagatcgtcAAAAAGCCCTGACGTTTACACTCGACTTACAAACACCTCGTCACCGAGAttacaaaaaattgtaaatacgaGAAGGGGGACTCCAGACTTTTATTGTTACGAAACAGACAAATCTGCCACGACGGTTGGTCTGGAATCAAAATTTGTGAAAGACTGGTCAGACGAACGTTCCAAAAGTCCTCGATCGAGACCAAGTAGCTCTACAGGTATCCAGGCTAAAGATAGATCAGCCAAAAGTCCGGATATGTCTAAAAATGCTAAAGTAACCGTTCGTAGGGGATCTGGCAACGTTCTACGTTCAACGAAGCTGATTCGTGACATTATGAAACACCAGAAAGATAGAAGTCAGATCGATCGTACTTCGGAGAAAGATGCAAGAAACCTGCGGAGATGTTCCATTGCATCCGAAAACGGTAAAGGAATATCGAGCGTCGATGACGCGATATTGAAACATTCAACGGAAGAACTCGAATCGAATAGAAACGTCGACGAAAGAGCAACAAAGTCGCCAACACGAATGTACGAGCATCCCGTTCCGGAGTCGAGTCCGAAAAGTTCAATCTCCGTGGAGGTGGACGCCGAGATTCGAGAAATCACGATGCCCGATCAATACGTAAAACTGGAGAAACCTCAGCGTGGGCAGCTTCGAGGCACTTACTCGAGAACGTCCAATAAGATGTCCCAAGGTTCCGTAAAATCAAAGACGGAGAACACGTCCACGTACTCTGTGCGTAAACCAGGCAAAAAGAGAGGATCTCTCTTCGAATCGGATATTTTCGAACCGTCGAGGAAACATCAGCAGACGTATCATCGAGGAGTCTCGGGTTCCATCGGGAACTCGGATTTCTCGAGGAGAGGCAAAGAGAAAGGTGTCGATTTGAAGCACATCGTGCGAAACACGTCAAACATTTCCTGTAGCAGCAGTCCTTCTCCTACGAGTGAATCAACCTTTCGTGCCAAGAAACGACAAACAGCGGAAAACACAACGCTCGAGAAAAGCCAAACGAAGGCTTCCAAACAGCGAACACCCAGCCCGGTTCACCTTAAAGAGAAGCCACGGAGGCAACCACAGGTTTTGGGCTCCATAGAGCTCGTACGTAATATCATGAGAGGAGCGTACACCGTGGAAGAAGTGACAAGAAAGAATCTCTGCGAAACGACGACTCCCGTTAAGGTTGAGAACAAACACGAGATCTTGGAGAGCAGGACCGAAGTAGAGAGAAGCGATTCCGTCGTATCGAGGGCGATCGAATTCATAAAATACGACGAGGAATCATCGAGCAGGAATTATGAGAGAACCGACTCGGTGGAGTCGGCACTCAGACGTTTCGATTCTATTGACACAGAGCCTGGCGCAGCGTCTGCGCAAAGTACATTGGAACGAAGCAAAGAATCGGCAACGGAGAGAAGGCAAACGCTGAGTGAATCGAGCAGGATCGAGGGCTCAACGGGTAGTTCGAGAACGATTTCCCTGAAAGCACTCAACCGGGGGAATGTAAATTCTCCCTCCACGAGCCCGGAGAACAAACCATCGAGGACGTctttgaagaaaatttcaacaGGGAGGGCTCCCGAGGTCGCGGGAACTCCTTGCGAAACGCGAGCTCCCGAAACGCAAGAAACACGACGCAGAAAGAAACTAGCGAAAGCCAGGGACTCGATAGAGATCGCTCGAGTGGTCGCGAGGTCCAAGTCGCCGGGATGCAGGCGTAAGCTGTTCAAGGACACCGATTCGAGGGAGGAAACGGACACAGGAGACTCGAAATGGAAACGTGGCCTCGAATCGACGAGAACTGCTGGACGTGTCCAGTCGCGAACGACGAAGGGCAAACGCGATACGAGCGATTCGGTAAAACTAACCTCGAAATTCGCGAAACCGGCCGCGGGCGACGGAACGTCGATAAAAAAAGCGAGcaaagagaaaacgagcgaaGCGCCAACAGGTGCTTCGAATCTGGATCATTCGATGTCGGTGAAACAGCTGAGATCGATCGAGGatattcgaaaatcgatcgagaacgagAGTACTCGTGGACGTGGAACAACCGAAACGTGGTCTAGGTCAGCCATTGCAAACAATGCTCGTGATCGCGTGAACGGCGACGTACACGTTGCACGTAAAAAAGTAACGTCACTGTCGAAACGATCGGAGAATCTTAGCGGGAGGGGCGACGTTTTAGGGGACTCGGGGCGTTTTGTAAAGTGTGCTACGCGTTTCTCCAGGGTCGCGAAAAGTCCGAGTCCAGATTCGACGAAAGCGACGGAAACTAGCAGCCGTACGCGGAGAAACGTTCCTCCGTCGCCATCGAAAAGCCCGGACACGGTGACGAGg CGTCCTTCCACCGACTTGAAAGCTCAAGATACAAAATCGACAAAACGACCAGCGCCTATGAAAGGCACGGAGCCAATTGGAAAcaggaagacgacgacgacgactaccacGAGAAAATCGACGGATGTCGTCGATGGCGCTATTCTCGAGAATGGTCTGCATTTACGAGACCAAACTGCCGAAACGAAATACGATAACGACTCgccgacgacgaagaagagcgACGCTTTTGTCATCGACTTCGACGAGCAACCGCCGAAGGAAAACGATGGGTCACTTCCGAGGAAACCACTGTTAAGAAAACAATCTACGGAA aaACATACACCTTCCACGCAATCTGGTCGACCTCCTTCATCGGTTTCGTCCACCTCTAGCGGGAGTACCATGCAGGGTCACGTTTCCGGTACCAAAAGTAGACTGGCTACGAAATCGCATACGCCGACTTCCGCTACATTGACGTTCAAAGGATCAGCTTCCGGCAAAGCTGGAGGAAACGTGTGCGCCAC CGACCTTCTGGTTCCCTGTAAAATGTGCGGACGTCGTTTTGCTCAGGACCGTGTGACCCTTCACGAGCAAATCTGCGCGAAAACGGgccaaaaaaaaaggaagcagTTCGATACGGTGATGTTTCGAGTAAAGGGTACCGAGCTAGAGAGATTCGTCAAAAAAGGACACAACAAAAAGCAACTCGAG AAGCCTGCAGAGGTGAAGACGAACTGGAGGCGTAAGCACGAAGATTTCATTAACGCCATACGCTCGGCCAAGCAGGTGCAGGCGCACCTGGCTGCAGGGGGCAAGCTCAGCGATTTGCCACCGCCTCCGGTCAGCGATACCAGCGATTACATACAGTGTCCTCATTGCGGGAGAAAATTCAACAAACCTGCCGCCGAGCGTCACATTCCCAAATGCGAACACATGTTGCACAATAAACCCGTACACTCGCGAGCACCGAAACCGAGGCGCTAA